The Antedon mediterranea chromosome 7, ecAntMedi1.1, whole genome shotgun sequence genome has a segment encoding these proteins:
- the LOC140055309 gene encoding cation-independent mannose-6-phosphate receptor-like, which produces MAFRPEVVHGNCSLILFLFIIICLTINETHSTTQCMAGKYDLTPISAWDIWHLKTKISDKPVHFSINPCGSLPNGICSSEHVSICMSDDTNTATVIGNFSETLEPKTFEHKGGFRLDFQGGICPSASGSKRFYNTSINFKCGNSLGSPILLESSACSFFIEWHTTAACDRVDHQAVKENRCYLYDNQNKKHDFTPLVKQFSGYLAVSNGDYDFYINVCRNIQAGKFFVLQLLQ; this is translated from the exons ATGGCGTTTCGTCCGGAGGTAGTTCACGGAAATTGttcattaatattgtttttattcattattatttgtttaacaaTTAATGAAACACATTCAACTACACAGTGCATGGCAGGAAAATATGATCTGACGCCAATAAGTGCATG gGATATTTGGCACCTAAAAACTAAGATTTCTGACAAACCGGTCCATTTCTCAATCAACCCATGCGGTAGCTTACCAAATGGCATATGTAGCAGTGAACACGTTTCAATCTGTATGAGTGATGACACAAATACTGCCACAGTAATAGGAAATTTTTCCGAAACATTAGAGCCAAAGACATTTGAGCATAAAGGAGGCTTTCGATTGGATTTCCAAGGCGGCATTTGCCCATCAGCCTCAGGATCCAAGAGGTTCTACAACACCAGTATAAACTTCAAATGTGGTAATAGCCTT gGTTCACCCATACTTTTAGAAAGTTCTGCGTGCAGTTTTTTCATTGAATGGCACACGACCGCTGCTTGCGATCGCGTCGATCATCAAGCGGTGAAGGAGAACAGGTGTTATCTTTATGACAACCAAAATAAGAAGCATGACTTCACGCCATTGGTGAAACAGTTTTCAGGGTACTTGGCAGTCTCCAATGGTGACTATGATTTCTACATTAATGTTTGTAGAAATATACAGGCTGGTAAGTTCTttgtactgcagttactgcagtaa